The following are from one region of the Salvia splendens isolate huo1 chromosome 2, SspV2, whole genome shotgun sequence genome:
- the LOC121773301 gene encoding uncharacterized protein LOC121773301 yields MIRKCPSHGLAPGHDLLKFYKGLNNEGTGLVTAGSNGNLDDLTHDEVRALFQRLANNQRNWHNPRRGADKAGDTFGATKDAERVTAIEAQLADISTQMSSMTKAVKSLQLTPQPQAVTCPSLQGPPVEDVNYIGNNRQGFNQGNQYNNQQNWRPQQTSWNQAGPSNNSGNQWRNNTQPPGYEKKPSVEDQLGQILSFMSKSQKENENFKDKTVEKFGQMEAIMRNLETQIGQLATASHTRIPNTIPSNTVPNPRGNEQCKAVVLRSGRELDSTPSMDGQEQAASGSKGHGVESEVSERLSAEEKGKQKAEMESKRQMMTSPALDPKSKFNFPDHIPPPPCPPKRKKRVPKEKSFEWMMNVIRKVNVDVSLVDLFTNFPKFFKFFKDMMANKEKLQDEGIVALSMNCSQLISGMMPMKKRDPGSCVIPCEIGNTIFTKCLLDQGSGISLMALKTARAIGLEKRMEPIDIALQLADHSIVKPTGIVEDVLVKVDKFIIPVDFIVLDMPEDKEVPILFGRPFLATGDVLLGAKDNSVTFRINGEQVTINVEKAMKHPSDAKACFRVDVLDKCIFDKMCCSARMEGSVYDKGSLERDFGSTIKVDFDESEDAQIDQPNLENECVVDTFVDDVKPSIEVPPKLELKPLPTNLKYAFLGEDETLPVVVSALLNNEEE; encoded by the exons ATGATAAGGAAATGCCCAAGTCATGGTctagctccggggcatgacctCTTGAAATTCTACAAAGGTCTCAACAATGAGGGCACGGGACTAGTCACTGCAGGCTCAAACGGGAATTTGGATGATCTAACACATGATGAAGTGAGAGCCTTGTTTCAAAGGTTGGCCAACAATCAAAGGAATTGGCACAATCCAAGAAGAGGAGCTGATAAGGCAGGAGATACGTTTGGTGCTACAAAGGATGCGGAAAGAGTGACCGCAATTGAGGCTCAACTGGCGGACATTAGCACTCAAATGTCGTCGATGACAAAGGCAGTTAAATCTCTTCAATTGACTCCTCAACCCCAAGCTGTGACT TGCCCAAGTCTTCAAGGACCTCCCGTGGAGGATGTGAACTACATTGGTAACAATCGCCAAGGGTTCAACCAAGGCAACCAATACAACAACCAGCAAAATTGGAGGCCTCAACAAACGAGTTGGAATCAAGCTGGTCCTAGCAATAACTCGGGTAATCAATGGAGGAACAACACTCAACCCccgggttatgagaagaagccatcCGTCGAGGATCAATTGGGACAGATTCTCTCTTTTATGTctaagagtcaaaaggagaacgaaaatttcaaggacAAGACAGTGGAAAAGTTTGGACAGATGGAGGCTATTATGAGGAATCTCGAGACTCAGATTGGACAGCTAGCTACAGCATCACATACGAGGATTCCTAACACCATCCCAAGTAATACTGTACCCAACCCGAGAGGCAATGAACAGTGTAAGGCAGTGGTCTTGAGAAGTGGTCGTGAGTTGGATTCGACACCATCAATGGACGgccaag aacaggctgcatcCGGCAGCAAGGGACATGGTGTAGAATCCGAAGTAAGTGAAAGGTTGTCAgcagaagagaaaggaaagcAGAAAGCAGAAATGGAATCAAAGAGACAGATGATGACAAGTCCAGCACTAGATCCGAAAAGCAAGTTCAACTTCCCCGATCATATTCCTCCTCCACCATGTCCacccaagaggaagaagagggtccCTAAAGAGAAAAGCTTTGAGTGGATGATGAACGTGATCCGGAAAGTGAATGTGGATGTCTCATTAGTGGATCTCTTCACTAATTTCCCCAAGTTCTTCAAGTTCTTCAAGGACATGATGGCAAATAAGGAGAAACTTCAAGATGAGGGGATAGTGGCAttgagcatgaattgctcaCAATTGATTTCGGGAATGATGCCAATGAAGAAGAGGGATCCCGGAAGTTGTGTGATTCCTTGTGAGATCGGGAATACAAtcttcacaaaatgcctattaGATCAAGGATCGGGGATCTCACTTATGGCTTTGAAAACTGCTAGAGCCATTGGATTAGAGAAGAGGATGGAACCCATCGACATTGCTCTACAATTGGCTGATCACTCCATTGTGAAGCCCACTGGAATAGTAGAGGATGTCTTGGTCAAGGTAGACAAATTCATCATCCCTGTTGATTTCATAGTCTTGGACATGCCCGAGGACAAAGAGGTACCAATTTTGTTTGGTAGACCGTTTCTTGCCACGGGAGATGTGTTGTTAGGAGCTAAAGACAACTCTGTCACGTTtagaattaatggtgagcaaGTGACCATTAATGTGGAGAAAGCAATGAAGCATCCTAGTGATGCAAAAGCGTGTTTTAGAGTTGATGTCCTTGACAAGTGCATCTTTGATAAGATGTGTTGCTCAGCTAGAATGGAAGGAAGCGTATATGATAAGGGGAGTTTGGAAAGAGACTTTGGTTCGACAATCAAAGTAGATTTTGATGAAAGTGAAGATGCTCAAATTGATCAACCAAATCTAGAAAATGAATGTGTGGTGGATACTTTTGTAGATGATGTGAAACCTTCAATCGAAGTACCACCAAAGCTTgaattgaagccactcccaACGAATCTGAAATATGCCTTCCTTGGTGAGGATGAAACGTTACCGGTTGTAGTATCGGCCTTGTTGAATAATGAAGAGGAATAA